Proteins encoded in a region of the Rutidosis leptorrhynchoides isolate AG116_Rl617_1_P2 chromosome 9, CSIRO_AGI_Rlap_v1, whole genome shotgun sequence genome:
- the LOC139868976 gene encoding uncharacterized mitochondrial protein AtMg00810-like, which translates to MKDLGPLSYFLGIAVKRNSNSLFLDQSTYAKEIIARAGLTNCNSVCTPVDTNSKLSASDGQPVDDPTKFRSIAWALQYLTFTRPDISYAVQQVCLHMHDPRDSHLHALSRILRYLQGTLDYGLHLYKTNTRRLIAYTDADWAGCPDTRRSTSRYCVYFGDNLISWSSKRQPTLSRSSAEAEYRGVANVVSDTCWVRNLLLELHCPLPKCTLVFCDNVSAIYLSGNPVQHQRTKHIEMDIHFVREKVALGEVRVLHVPSRFQIADIFTKGLPRILFDDF; encoded by the coding sequence atgaaagatcttggccCATTGAGTTATTTTTTGGGCATTGCAGTTAAGCGGAATTCGAATAGTTTGTTTTTGGATCAATCTACCTATGCGAAGGAAATAATTGCACGTGCTGGTCTTACAAATTGCAACTCAGTGTGCACACCCGTCGATACGAACTCAAAACTAAGTGCATCTGATGGGCAACCGGTTGATGATCCAACCAAATTTCGAAGTATAGCATGGGCTTTGCAGTACTTGACATTTACTCGCCCGGATATTTCTTATGCCGTGCAACAAGTCTGTCTTCACATGCATGATCCACGTGATTCTCATCTGCATGCTTTAAGCCGCATTCTTCGCTATTTACAAGGGACATTGGATTATGGTTTACATCTTTATAAAACAAATACTCGACGTCTCATTGCTTATACTGATGCCGATTGGGCTGGTTGTCCGGACACCCGTCGTTCCACCTCTCGCTACTGTGTTTATTTCGGTGATAACCTCATCTCCTGGTCTTCTAAACGACAACCTACATTATCGCGTTCTAGTGCTGAAGCTGAATATCGCGGAGTTGCTAATGTTGTTTCAGATACATGTTGGGTTCGTAATCTTTTATTGGAATTACATTGTCCACTTCCCAAATGTACACTTGTTTTTTGTGATAATGTATCGGCGATATACCTCTCTGGAAACCCTGTTCAGCATCAGCGCACCAAGCATATCGAAATGGATATTCATTTTGTTCGTGAGAAAGTTGCTCTCGGTGAGGTTCGTGTCCTTCACGTCCCGTCTCGGTTTCAGATTGCTGACATCTTTACCAAGGGTTTGCCACGGATATTATTTGATGATTTTTGA